In one window of Henckelia pumila isolate YLH828 chromosome 1, ASM3356847v2, whole genome shotgun sequence DNA:
- the LOC140874544 gene encoding uncharacterized protein yields MQCLIWNIRGLRSSESQERLHALVKEKRVKILAILEPMIALDQRFMTHRLGFQRVLSNVSGHIWVFLADDVKAECVLDHAQFLHLRVSAPFLPTHVKPVGGPWLFGGDFNVVRDASECLGSSGGRQLPMDEFNHFVLESALVDAGFEGSSFTWTNKYIWKHLDRVFVSVDWGDHFNSIRVEHLSRTVSDHCPLLVSAPVFARGPSSFRF; encoded by the exons ATGCAGTGCCTAATTTGGAACATTAGGGGACTCAGGAGCTCTGAGTCCCAGGAGAGGCTTCACGCCTTGGTGAAAGAGAAGCGTGTCAAGATCTTGGCTATCTTGGAGCCGATGATTGCTCTTGACCAGCGCTTCATGACCCATCGCCTTGGTTTCCAGAGAGTTCTGTCGAATGTCTCTGGTCATATTTGGGTTTTTTTGGCGGATGATGTGAAGGCGGAGTGTGTCCTTGATCACGCTCAGTTCCTCCATCTTCGCGTGTCGGCTCCTTTTTTGCCGACCCAT GTCAAGCCTGTTGGTGGTCCTTGGCTTTTCGGGGGGGATTTTAATGTCGTGAGGGATGCCTCCGAGTGTCTTGGCTCTTCTGGTGGGAGGCAGCTCCCCATGGACGAGTTTAATCATTTTGTTTTGGAGTCTGCGCTGGTTGACGCTGGTTTTGAGGGCTCTTCGTTCACCTGGACGAATAAGTACATTTGGAAGCATCTTGACAGAGTTTTTGTTTCTGTGGATTGGGGTGACCATTTCAACTCTATCAGGGTTGAACACCTCAGTCGCACGGTTTCGGATCATTGTCCTCTTTTGGTGTCTGCTCCTGTCTTTGCTCGGGGGCCGAGCTCGTTTCGGTTCTAG
- the LOC140874546 gene encoding uncharacterized protein, which translates to MPCSLQGMPKLFAKLKRLKGHLKWWNRDVFGNLFDKIAKAERSVRLAEAACEADPSEHSWTLLSRCNEDLSRVTAMEADFWKQKAACNWLEDGERNTKLFHNMVKKKNVVNKIFRIWEDGNCLTSPGLIKQSGAAYFERLLTGDPFVLDLPDFSGFSSEISEEENQSFAAAPSLEEVRAVVFSIPRDSVAGPDGFSSVFFQRCWDFVQQNVMDAVLDFFRSSLMPQGFTATTITLIPKVEVNVNGTPTGFFASSRGLRQGDPLSPLLFVLGAEYLSRGLDRLFLQHADLRYRSGCDLSISHLAYVDDVIIFANGGSRGLQRLKDFLAHYENCSGQLVNVAKSAMIFPPGWTARRRSCLLQITGFAEGQLPLKYLGAPLFRGNRKCSLFEPLLQSVRKKLEGWESRSLAPGSRMTLIRSVLLSIPIYLCQVIQPPLAVLEKLERIFNAFLWGSRPLEKKWHWARWSRACLPVQEGGLGFRSLKDIVDSFSMKLWFRFRQGSSLWARFLSRKYCWTVSPICAPSRGAISPTWRRLLQIRPRAEPGIRWRIGLGDVSFWDDIWLGDAPLSSRCNVRGDRCVHVFSILLEGDWDFDLLCAVVAPSVAEEIVQIPVLVDEPDATIWIHSTDGAFSVRSS; encoded by the exons ATGCCCTGCTCTTTGCAAGGCATGCCCAAGCTCTTTGCCAAGCTGAAACGGTTGAAGGGCCACCTCAAGTGGTGGAACCGGGATGTTTTTGGGAACCTTTTTGATAAGATCGCTAAGGCGGAGAGGTCGGTTAGACTGGCTGAGGCTGCCTGTGAAGCGGATCCCTCTGAGCATAGCTGGACCCTCTTGTCCAGATGCAATGAGGATCTGTCTAGAGTCACCGCTATGGAAGCGGATTTTTGGAAGCAGAAAGCTGCTTGTAATTGGCTTGAGGACGGGGAGAGGAATACGAAGCTTTTCCACAACAtggtgaagaagaagaatgtGGTTAATAAGATCTTTCGTATTTGGGAGGATGGTAATTGCCTCACCTCTCCTGGTCTCATCAAGCAGTCTGGGGCTGCCTATTTCGAGCGCCTCCTCACTGGAGATCCTTTTGTCCTGGATCTTCCGGATTTTTCTGGCTTCTCCTCGGAGATTTCGGAGGAGGAGAACCAAAGCTTTGCTGCCGCACCTTCCTTGGAGGAGGTACGTGCTGTCGTCTTTTCCATCCCTCGGGATAGTGTGGCGGGCCCCGATGGGTTTTCTTCGGTTTTTTTTCAGAGATGCTGGGATTTTGTGCAGCAGAATGTCATGGACGCTGTCCTTGATTTCTTTCGGAGCTCTCTTATGCCCCAGGGCTTCACTGCCACCACGATCACTTTGATCCCCAAAGTCGAGG TTAATGTCAATGGCACCCCTACTGGTTTCTTTGCTTCCTCGAGGGGCCTGAGACAGGGTGACCCGTTATCTCCCCTCCTCTTTGTTCTTGGAGCGGAGTATTTGTCCCGTGGCTTGGACCGGTTGTTCCTCCAGCATGCTGATTTGAGGTATCGGTCTGGGTGTGATTTGTCGATTTCCCATTTGGCCTATGTTGACGATGTCATTATTTTTGCCAACGGGGGATCCCGTGGTCTTCAGCGTCTCAAAGATTTTCTGGCTCACTATGAAAATTGCTCGGGCCAGCTCGTTAATGTGGCCAAGAGTGCTATGATCTTTCCTCCGGGCTGGACCGCTCGTCGCCGCTCCTGTTTGCTGCAAATTACTGGATTTGCGGAGGGGCAGCTGCCCTTGAAATACCTTGGAGCTCCGCTTTTCCGTGGGAACCGCAAGTGCTCTCTCTTTGAGCCTCTTCTGCAGTCGGTCCGGAAAAAGCTGGAGGGCTGGGAGTCCCGTTCCCTTGCTCCTGGGAGTAGGATGACGCTGATCCGCAGTGTGCTCCTTTCGATCCCTATCTATCTCTGCCAGGTGATCCAGCCTCCTTTGGCTGTTTTGGAGAAATTGGAGCGTATTTTCAATGCTTTTCTTTGGGGCTCCAGACCCTTAGAGAAGAAGTGGCACTGGGCCCGCTGGTCTCGCGCCTGTCTCCCTGTGCAAGAAGGAGGCCTGGGTTTTCGCAGTCTCAAGGACATTGTTGACAGCTTTTCCATGAAGCTGTGGTTCAGATTCCGGCAGGGTTCCTCTCTCTGGGCGAGATTCCTTTCGAGGAAGTATTGCTGGACTGTCAGCCCTATTTGTGCTCCTTCTCGTGGAGCCATTTCCCCCACTTGGAGGCGCTTGCTCCAGATTAGACCTCGTGCGGAGCCTGGTATCCGGTGGAGGATTGGTCTTGGGGATGTCTCTTTTTGGGATGATATTTGGTTGGGTGATGCCCCTTTGTCGAGCAGGTGTAATGTCAGAGGGGATCGGTGTGTGCATGTTTTCAGCATCCTTTTGGAGGGAGACTGGGATTTTGATCTCCTTTGCGCTGTCGTTGCTCCCTCGGTGGCGGAGGAGATCGTTCAGATTCCTGTTTTGGTGGATGAGCCGGATGCGACTATCTGGATCCACAGCACCGATGGTGCCTTTTCTGTTAGATCTTCTTGA